GACGCCGATCGCGACGACGTCGCTGATGCCGAACACCAGGGTTCCGGCCGGAACACTCTGCTCGGCGAGCAGACGCGCGGTCGCCTCGTACCCGGCATCGCGTGTGAAGCCGGCGCGGATGACCTCGCGGACCTGACCGCCGCCGGCGGTGAAGCCCTCGCTGAACCCGGCGATGCGGTCATCCGACGTGTGCACGCCCTCGCGGGCGCCGATGATGACGACGTCGCGGTATCCGAGGGTCGTGAGGTGCCGGCCGAGAGCCCGCGATCCGGTGCGGTTGTCCACGACGACCGAGCGGATGTCGCCCTCAGCCGGGCCGAGCGCCACGACGCGTCCGCCCATCCCCTGGAACGCCTCGAGCTCGGGCTCCAGGACGGCCGCCTCGGGCCCGCCGGTGCGGGACGCCGCGAGGATCAGACCGCGCGGGCGCTGGCCGCGCAGGGCCCGCACCAGCCTCGCTTCGCGCTGCGGGTCGCGCTCGGTGATGGCGATCGTCACGACCAGCCCGGCCTCGTCGGCGCCGCGCGCGACGCCCGAGGCGAGCTGTGCGAAGTACGGGTCGGCGATGTCGGCGACCAGCAGGGCGACGATCGCGGCGGTGCCGCGCGCGGTCGCCTGCGCCGACAGGTTCGCCGTGTAGCCGAGCTTGTCGGCCGCGGCTTCGACGCGCTCGCGGTAGCTCTCGGCGACCTTGCGGGTCGAGCCGTTCAGCACGCGCGATGCCGTCGCGAGCGACACGCCGGCTTCGCGTGCGACATCGTGCAGTGTCGCCGCGCCTCGGGTCGGCGTCGCGGACTCGCTCACGGTCTTGAGTCTAGGCTGTCGACCGTGAAAACCGTGGGATGCGCAGGAAACGTTTTCCTCCGGGAGCTCCGGTGACCGGCGTCGCGCTGCCGCGCTTCCTGCCGGCCGACGCGGTCCGGCTCGACGGCGGCCCCGCGCTGGCCGCGCAGCAGACCGTGCGAGACACGCTGCTGCGGCTCGACCCCGACAGGCTCCTCGCCCCCTTCCGGCGCGAGGCCGGACTGCCGGCCCGGGCACCCGGGTACGGCGGCTGGGAAGCCGACGGGCTCGACGGACACACCGCCGGGCACGTGCTGTCGGCGTCGAGCCGGCTGGCCGCGACGACCGGCGACGGCGCGATCGCAGCGCTCGCCGCGCACCTGGCGGACGGCATCCGGGAATGCCAGCGGGCCATCGGCACCGGGTACGTCGGGGGAGTGCCCGACGGCGCCGCGCTGTGGGACGAGATCCTCACCGGACGGGTCGACGCGGGCGCGTTTCATCTGAACGGCCGGTGGGTGCCGCTCTACAACCTGCACAAGACGCTTGCGGGGCTCCTCGACGCCGTCGAGCACCTCGGTCTGGACTCGGCGGATGCGGCGCTCGAGCAGTTCGGCGCGTGGTGGCTGCGCACCGCGGGCCGGATCGACGACGAGAGATTCGAGCGGATGCTGCAGACCGAGTTCGGCGGCATGACCGAAGTCTTCGCGCGCCTCGCGGTGCTGCGACGCGACCCCGCGCACCTCGCCCTCGCCCGGCGGTTCGCCCGTCGCGCGCTCGTCGAACCGCTCGCGGCGGGGCGCGACGAGCTCGACGGACTGCACGCGAACACCCAGATCCCGGTGGTGGTGGGCTGCGCCGCGATCGAGCGCGCCGCGCGCGAGATCGCGCCCGAGCTCGTCGCCGACATCGTGGCGCGCGAGGGAGCGGCGGCGCGCTTCTTCTTCGACCGGGTCGCCCGCGTGCGCAGCGTCCCGATCGGCGGCGACAGCGTGCGCGAGCACTTCCCGCCGGCATCCGATCTCGCCACGATGTTCACCGCGCGCGAGGGCCCCGAGTCGTGCAACACCGTGAACATGATCGCGCTCGCCGCGCACCTGCATGTCCTGACCGGCGACGACGCGTACCTCGCGTGGGCGGAGCGGGCACGGGTCGATCATGTGATGTCGGCGCAGCATCCCGAGCACGGCGGACTGGTGTACTTCACGTCGCAGCGTCCCGGTCACTACCGGGTGTACTCGCCCGAGGCGGAGGGCTTCTGGTGCTGCATGGGGTCGGGGTTCGAAGCCCAGTCCCGTCACGGCGCGCTGGCGTTCGGCGAGGCGGGGGACGAGCTGCGCATCAACGCCCTCATCGCCACGACCGCGCGCTGGCGCGGCCTCACCGTCACGCTGCGGACTGCGCCGGCAGCGGACGGCGCCGACGGGTGGGAGGTCGAGGTCGCCGCCGATCGTCCGGTGCGCCGGGCGCTCAGCATCCTCATCCCCGACGGCGCCGACGTAGCGGCACGCGTCGAGGTCGCCGACGACGTGACGGCGGTCGCCGCGGGGGAACGCTGGCGCACCGCCCGCACCTGGACGGGCGTGACCCGCCTGCGGCTCGCCGTGCCGCGCGCGCTGCGCGTCGAGCGGTCCCCCGACGGGTCCGCGTGGGGCTGGGTGATCGACGGCCCCGACGTGCTGGCGCTGCGGATCCCCGACGACGCCGTCGAGTACCGCGGCACCGCCGCGCGCATGGGGCATATCGCGCGCGGACCGCTGCGCCCGCTCGCCGGCGCGCCGATGATCGATCCCGCGGACCTCGCGACGGCCGAGCGGCTCGAGGGCGGGCGTGTGCGCGTACCGACCGTCGACGGCGGGTCCATCGTGCTGGAGCCGTTCGCCCGGATCCACGACGCGCGGTACACGGTCGCCTTCCCGCTCGCGGACGCGGCGTCGGCCGAGGCGCGCCGGGCCGAGCTCGAGCGCATCGACGAGGCGTCGCTCGGGATGGATGCCCGAACGCTCGACGTCGTCGCATTCGGCGAGCAGCAACCGGAGTCCGATCACGGCCTCGAGGCAACCGACGAGGACCAGGGGGCGCAAGCCGGCGACCGCTGGCGCCGTACGCGCGGTGCGATCCGTGTGACGCTGCGCGACTGGACCGGCACCGCCGACCGGATCCGTCTGACGTGGCTGGCGCCGAGTGAGCCCGCGGGCCTGCGGGTGAGGGTCGGCGACGAGACCGTGCTCGACGAGACCGTGCCGCCGGGCGGATCGCCCGGCTCGCGCGAGGTGCGGCTGCCGGAGGGGAGCGCCGGAGCGGTCGAGCTCGCGGTGACGATCGAGGCGCGCGACGGCAGCACACCGCGACTGCGCGAGCTGCGCGTGCTGTGTCCGGCATCCGATCGCTGACACGATCGCGAGACGCACGAAACGGGCCGACCCGGGCGACACCGCGTCAGGTGCGCCCGGATCGGCCCGTGCTGTGGCTTCCGGCCTGTCAGCCCGCGACGGATGCCGCCAGGTGCGGCGACACCGCAGCGCCGAAGCCCGCGGCCGTCTCGCGCACGATGGTGTCGGCATCCTTCGCCCAGATGTCGGCGTTGAAGATCTCGACCTCGATGTCGCGGTCGTACCCGGTCGTCTCGACGGCGCGCGTGAGCGACGCGAAGTCGATGACGCCGTCGCCGGGGTAGTGCCGGCTGAGCAGCACGTCGCTGGCGAGCGGCGTCTTCCAGTCGCACACCTGATACGTCGCGATGCGGCCCTCGCGGCCCGCGCGCTCGATGGAGGCGAGCACGTCGGGGTCCCACCAGATGTGGAAGGTGTCGACGGTGACGCCGACGACCTCGGGCTCGAAGTCCGCCGCGATGTCGAGGGCCTGACCGAGCGTCGAGACGATGCAGCGGTCCGAGGCGTACATCGGATGCAGCGGCTCGATCGCCAGTTGCACGCCCGCCGCCTTCGCGTACGGCGCGAGTTCTCCGATGGCGTCGCGGACGCGCTCGCGCGCGCCGATCAGGTCGCGGGAGCCCTCGGGGAGGCCGCCGGCGACGAGCACCAGCACCGGGCAGGACCCGGGGGCGCCGGCCGCCGCGAGCGTGGCGGCCTCGTCGATCGCGAGCCTGTTGTCGTCGATCGAGGCTCGGCGCTCGGGGCCCTCGGGCATCGTGAAGAAGCCCGAGCGGCAGTGCGTCGAGAAGCGCAGGCCGGAGTCCGCGAGCATCTTCGCCGCCGTGGACAGGCCGACCTCCTGGACGGGCTCACGCCACAGGCCGATCGCCTGCACGCCGGCATCCGCGGTGGCGCGCAGCGCTTCGGCGAGGCTCGCGTGCTTGACGGTGCCCTGGTTGATGGACAGGCGCGGGTCGGGGGTGCTCATGAGATGACTCCGGGGACGTCGATGCCGTTGACGCGCAGCATGCCGTGCCAGCGGATCGCCGCCAGCTCGGGCTTCTCGAGCGCGCCGGACGCGTTGGCGAGCTCGACGATGCGCGACAGGTGCGGAAGGCTGCGGGCCGAGTGGAGGCCGCCGACCATCTGGAACGCGCTCTGGTGCCCGTTCAGCCACGACAGGAACGCGACGCCGGTCTTGTAGTAGAACGTCGGCGCGGCGAAGATCTGACGGCTGAGCCCCTCGGTGGGGTCGAGGATCTCGAAGTAGCGGTCGGGGTCGCCGGCGTCGAGTGCCTGGATCGCCGCCGAGGCGACCGGCGTGATCGCGGCGAACGCGCCCAGCAGCGCGTCGGAGTGCTGGCGGGGGCTCGCGGGGTTCCGCTCGGGCTGACGCGCCTGCGGCACGTCCTGCCCGCCGATGAGCCCGACGTAGTTGAAGTCGTCGCCGGTGAACATGCGCACGCCCTCGGGAAGGCGCTCGCGCACCGACACCTCGGATGCCGCATCCAGCAGGCTCATCTTCACACCCGCGACCTTGTCGGCGTTCTCTCCGATGACCTCGAGCAGGACCTCGGAAGCCGTCTGCCAGTCGTCCGCGCCGAAGTAGCCCGCGAGCACCGGGTCGAAGGCCGTGCCGAGCCAGTGGAGGACGACCGGGACGGTCGCCGACTGCAGCACCTCGCGGTAGACGTGCCGGTAGTCGTCGGCGGACTGCCCGACGCGGGCGAGGTGGCGCGAGGCCATGAGCACGGGGCCCGCGCCCTGCTCCTCGGTGAAGTGCAGCTGCTCCTTGTACGCGTCGATCACCTGGGGGATCGAGATGTGCTCGTCGTCGACGTGGTCGGTGTTGACGCCGACGACGACCGAGCCGCCCTCTTCGCGGGCGACCTGCGCCGAGCGCGCGATGAGGTCGCGCGTCGCTGCGGCATCCAGTCCCATGTTCCGCTGGGCGGTGTCCATGGCATCGGCGACGCCGAGGCCCCACGAGTAGACCGCGCGGCGGAAGTCGAGGGTCGCATCCCAGTCGACCTCGGCGGGCTGCCCGGGGGTGTTGTCGGCGTGGGTCTTCGGGACCACGTGCGCGGCAGCGTACGCGACGCGGCTGCGCAGCGGGCCGTCGGGCTTGGTGTACCCGGGGGCTTCTGAGAGCGCGACCCGGGTCGTCGCGCCCTCCGCCGAGAGCAGGGTGAGCTGGCTCATCGCGTTCAGTCCAGCGACAGCGTCGGCAGCTCGACCTTGCGGCCCTCGCGGTCGGACTGCAGGCCGGCCTCGGCCAGCAGCACGCCGCGGGCGCCCGACAGCAGATCGAACTCGTAGTCGGTGCCCAGCACGTAGGACTCGAGGAACTCCTCCCACTGCTGGCGGAAGCCGTTCTGGAAGACATCGTTGGTGGGGACCCCGGCCCAGTCGGCGTCGTAGTCGTGGTCGTCGGCGAGGTCGGGGTTCCACACCGGCTTCGGGGTGGCGTTGCGGTGCTGGATCTTCGCGCCGAACAGGCCCACGACGGCCGAGCCGTGCGTGCCGTCGACGTGGAACTCGACGAGCTCGTCGCGGTTCACGCGTACGGTCCACGACGAGTTGATCTGCGCGACGACGCCGCCGTCGAGCTCGAAGATGCCGTAGGCGGCGTCCTCAGCGGTGGCCGTGTAGGGCTCGCCCTTCTCGTCCCAGCGGGTCGGGATGTGGGTCGCGGCCTGCGCGTACACCGACTTCACGTCGCCGAACAGGTTCTCCATCACGTAGTTCCAGTGCGGGAACATGTCGACGATGATGCCGCCGCCGTCCTCGGCGCGGTAGTTCCAGCTGGGCCGCTGGGCGGGCTGCCAGTCGCCCTCGAACACCCAGTAGCCGAACTCGCCGCGCACCGACAGGATGCGGCCGAAGAAGCCCGAGTCGATGAGGCGCTTGAGCTTCTGCAGGCCCGGCAGGTACAGCTTGTCGTGCACGACGCCGGTCTTGACGCCCGCCGCCTTCGCGAGCTTGGCGAGCTCGACGGCCTCGTCGACGGTCTCGGCGGTGGGCTTCTCGGTGTAGATGGTCTTGCCGGCGGCGATCGCCTTGCGCAGCGCCGTGGCGCGGGCCTTGGTCACGAGGAAGTCGGCGTAGATCTCCCAGCGCGGGTCGGCGAGGGCGGCGTCGAGATCGGTGGTGTAGTCGTCGATGCCGTGCTTGGCGGCGATCTCGGCGAGCTTGGCCTCGCTGCGGCCGACCAGGAGCGGCTTGACGGTGACCTTCGAGCCGTCGGACAGCTCGATGCCGCCCTGGTCGCGGATGGCGAGGATCGAGCGGACGAGGTGCTGGCGGTACCCCATGCGGCCCGAGACGCCGTTCATGATGATGCCGATCTCGCGCACCTCGGGAGTGGTGTTTGCGGCCGGGGCCGTGGCCAGGGCGGTGTCGGTCATGGGGTCCTTCTCTCTGTGAGGTGTCACCGGACGTCTCCGTCGCGGTGAGCGCATGTCGCGGAAGTCTGAGCGGGTAAGCGCTTTCCAATAGTGTGCCATGGTCGATGCGGGCATGCAAGAAGCCATCCCGTCGAGTGGGAACGGCCGGTGCCTGCGGCTGTCACGATGCGCTCCTCAGGAGGACGCACCCGTGCGCTGCGAGGGCGATGCGCAGCGCGCTGCTGCCGGGCGCCACGCCGCGGGCGGCGTCGCTCTGCACGCGGACCGGCTCGACCGGGACCGGGACGCCGCTCCACACGTCGATCACCTCGGACGGCGCCGGGCCGAGACCGAGCGCGCGCGTGTCGAGCACCAGGTCGGTGGGCTCGTCCGCGAGGCTGAACACCGCCGCCCAGCGTGCGGCATCGGACTCGGCGCCCCAGATGACGAGGTCGCCCTCGCGCAGCAACTCGCGGTTGCCGCGCGAGGAGCGCAGCACCTCGAGCACATCGCCGTTCGTGAACAGGTCGACCGTGGCGGGTTCGCTCGAGGGCAGGTCGCCGCCGATCATGAGAGGGGAGCGCGCCATGACCCACAGCGTGACGAGCGACCGCCGCTCGGCGGGGGTGAGCAGGTCGTCGCGTGGCTCGCCGCGTTCGGCGCGGATGCCGATGCGCCCGAGCGGCAGCATGTCGGCATCCGGCCAGCCCTCGGGACCTGCGACCGGAGCCCAGCGCGCCAGGCGCGCGAAATTCGGCACCACATCCTGCCAGCGGTCCCATACGTCGTCGCAGACGCGCCACATCGTCGCGTGGCGCCGCAGATGGTCGAGGTGCGCCGCCGACAGGTCGCGGCCCGGCGACAGGCTGAGCGCGATGTCCCGATCGGCAGCGGCCACCGCGGCCGAGTACGCCTCGATGTCGGCCGCCTGATAGGGCCAGAGCATGTCGTCGGCCTTGATGAAGTCGACGCCCCACTCGGCGTATTGCGCGACGCACGAGGCGTAGTACGCCGCCGCGGCAGGATGCCGGTGGTCGAGTCCCGCGTAATGCGGGTTCCACTCGCACACGTTCGTGTCGTCGGCGATGTCGGCTGCCGCGGCATCCGTCCCCTCGACGGGCGTGTTCGCGGCGACGGCAACACGCGGGATGCCGCGCATGACGTGGAGGCCGAGCTTCAGCCCCATCGCGTGGAGCTGCGCGGCGAGCGGGGCGAACCCGGCGCCGCCGGCGGAGCTCGGGAAGCGACCCGGGTCGGGCTGCAGCCGGCCGAAGCCGTCGATGACGAGCGTCGCGTCGTCGTTGTAGCCGTGAGCGCGTGCTCCCGGATCGGACCAGTCCGCGTCGATGACGATCGTGTCCCACCCGTGGGGCAGCAGGTGCTCGGCCATGAACCGCGCGTTCGCGAGCACCTCGGCCTCGGTGACGGTCGTGCCGTAGCAGTCCCAGCTGTTCCACCCCATCGGCGGAGTCGCCGTTCTCTTCAGCACCACGCCGCACCCCCCGACCAGGCGCCCGAGACACCGGTCTCGCGCTGAGACCCGGCCCGCGGCGCCGTGGTCTCAGTGCGCGCGACGCGTCTCGCGGGGAATCGTGGGTCCCGGCGCATCATCAGGCCAGCCGGATCGCGGCCCAGCTCACGGGCGGGAGGGTGGCGACGAGCGCAGCGTCCTTGATGCGCACGTCGGTCAGGGGGCGGATGCCGACACGGTCGGGCTCCGCGAGGGTGTTCGCCGCGTACCTGTCGTCCTCGTGCAGCACGTGCGACTCGACCACGGTGACGTCGCGACCGAGCTCTCGCACGAGCGCCGAGAGGTCGATCGAGAGATCCGCGGCATCCGTCGTCGAGCGGTTCACGACGAAGAGCGAGACACCGTCGGCATCCGTCGTCGCCACCGCGTTGACCTTCGCCACCTCGCCGAAACGCTCGCTCGTGAACGTGCCGGCGTCGACCGGGACGCGCACCGCCGTGTCGCCGGCGAGCCGCGACGTGATCGAGAACGGGAAGAAGGTCGTCTGCCGCCACGCGGGGCCGCCCGGTTCGGTCATGATCGGCGCGATGACGTTCACGAGTTGGGCGAGCGATGCCGAGCGCACACGGTCGGCGTGCTGCAGCAGCGTGATGAGCAGGTCGCCGAAGACCACGGCGTCCAGCGCGTGGTACTGATCCTCGAGCAGGCGCGGCGCGACCGGCCACCCCTTCTCCTCGGGCTTGTCGTTCTGCCCGCCGTCGTCGTCGAAGAGGTACCAGACGTTCCACTCGTCGAACGAGATCATGATCTGCTTGTCGCTCTTCTTCGTCGCGGCGACGGTGTCGGCGATCGCGACGACCGACTCGATGAACTTCTGCATGTCGACGCCCGAAGCCAGGAACTCCTGGGCGTTCCCGCCGCGCTCCTGGTAGTACGAGTGGCACGAGATGAAGTCGACGTCGTCGAAGGTGTGCTCCAGCACCGTGCGCTCCCACGAGCCGAACGTGGGCATGCCGCGGCCCGACGAGCCGCACACCACCAGCTCGACACCGGGGTCCAGCATCCGCATCGCCTTCGCCGTCCGCGAGGCGAGCTTGCCGTAGTCGTCGGCGTTGCGATGGCCGAGCTGCCACCAGCCGTCCATCTCGTTGCCGAGGCACCACATCGTCACCGCGAACGGATCCGGATGCCCGTTGGCGGCGCGCCGATCGGTCCACGCGGTCTGCGCCGACGCGTTGGCGTACTCGAGCAGATCGAGGGCCTCCGCCGTGCCGCGCGTGCCGAGGTTGACCGCCATCATCAGATCGCTGCCGACCTCGTCGAGCCACGCCGCGAACTCGTGCAGCCCGACCTCGTTGGTCTCGGTGGAGTGCCATGCGAGGTCCAGGCGTCGCGGGCGCTCGTCGACCGGGCCGATGCCGTCCTCCCACCGGTACCCCGAGACGAAGTTGCCGCCGGGGTAGCGGATGGTCGAGACGCCGAGCTCCTTCACGAGGTCGATGACGTCCTGGCGGAAGCCGTCGGGCCCCGCGGCCGGATGCCCCGGCTCGAAGATGCCGTCGTAGATGTGGCGGCCGAGGTGCTCGACGAACCCGCCGAAGATGCGGCGGTCGATGTCGGCGATGACATCGTGCGGGTCGAGGCGGGCGCGGGCTTCGGTCACCGGGCGGCTCCTTCGTCGGGCAGGGCGGGGGCCGGCCGGCCGACGCCGGCGCGCAGGGGAGCGAGCGCGAACAGCACGCCCTGGGGCTCCAGGTCGCGCGAGCCCACGGGCTCGCCGGTCTCGGCATCCGTCCCGTCGAGCGTGATGCGCGCCGGGACATCGCCGTGGTTGATGACCGTCACGAGGTCGCCGCGCCGGGCCGCTTCGACCCCGGCGGGGAGGCCGGCCAGCACGGGCTCCACGCCCGCGGCCGCGACGACGGCCGCCACGACGGCGGCGATGCCGTCGGCATCCGGCATCGTCGCGATGTACCAGGCCTCGCCGGCGCCGTGGCGGCGGCGGGTGAGCGCGGGGCGGCCGGCGGTGCGGCCCTGCGCGAACGTGGCGAGAACATCGGCCCCGCGGGCGTCGATGCCTTCGGCCACGAGCGTGCCGACGTGATCGGCGTCACCCAGGCGGAACGAGACGGTCGCGCGGGCGCCCTCGGCGCGCGCGCCCTGGGCGCCGACGCCGGTGCTGCCGGCGCCCGCTGCCGCGAGCGCCGAGAAGTCCTCGAAGCGGATGCCGAGCATCCCGCCCAGTTGCGTGGCGAATCCGCCGTCGCGGAACTGATCGTGCTCGTCGACGACGTCGGTGAAGGGGCCCGCGAGCAGGGTGCCCCCGGACTCGACGAACCGCGTGAGCGCAGCGGCGCCCGCATCGCGGAGCAGGTAGAGCGTCGGCGCGATCGCGAGGCGGTAGCGCTCGTCGACCTTCTCGGGCGGGACGATGTCGACCATGATGCCGAGGGCGTGGAGGGCGCCGTACCACTCGAGGCAGATCGCGTGGTAGTCGACCCGGGTCGGGTGGTCGCGCTCCTCGACGGCCCACCAGTTCTCCCAGTCGAACACGAGCGCCACGGGGGCGTCGTCGCCCGGTGCGGGCAGCTCGGGCAGCGCCGCGAGGCGGTCGCCGAGAGACGTCACGCTGCGCCAGATCGCCGTATCGGTTCCGGCGTGGGGAAGCATCGCGGAGTGGAACTTCTCGCTGCCCGCGCGGGACTGCCGCCACTGGAAGAACATGATGCCGTCGGCCCCGCGGCCGATCGCCTGGGCGGTCTCGGCGGCGAGGGCGCCGGAAGCCTTGCCGGCGTTGGCGGGGCGCCAGTTCACGGCATCCGTCGCCTGCTCCATGAGGATCCACGGGACTCCGCGCTTGAGCGAGCGCACGAGGTCGCGCTGGAACGCGGCGTCCCGGACACGGTGCGGGTCGGCCGGGTCGGGGTAGCAGTCGTCGGCGATGACGTCCATGAACGGCGCCCAGGCCGCGTAGTCGGCGGGCTTGAACGGACCCATGAAGTTCGTCGTGATGGGCTGGTCCGCGCCGGCGGCGACGAGGATCTCGCGCTCCATCAGGTAGCACTCCAGCAGCATGTCGCTCGTGAAGCGCCGGAAGTCGAGCATCGACGACGGGTTGTGGCTGTACGGCGCGAGGCGCGGGGGGAAGACCTCGTCGAAGCTCCCGTACCGCTGGGACCAGAAGCTCGTCCCCCACGCGTCGTTGAGGGCGTCGATCGTGGCGTACCTCTTCGCCAGCCAGATCCGGTAGGCGTCGCGGGCCGAGTCGGAGAAGTCCATCCACAGGTGGCATCCGTACTCGTTGCCGACGTGCCACATGACGACGGCCGGGTGGGAGGCGTACCGCTCCGCGATGCGACGGACGAGGTCGGCCGCGAGGCGCCGGTACGTCGGCGACGACGGCGCGAAGTGCTGCCGGCTTCCCGGCCAGTAGGTCGCGCCGCGCTCGTCGGCCGGGAGGACGTCGGGGTACGTCGCGCTCACCCACGGCGGCGGTGACGCGGTCGCCGTCGCCAGATTGACGCGGATGCCGCCGGCGTGGAGCTTGTCGATGACGGTGTCGAGCCACGCGAAGTCCCACACGTCCTCGGCCGGCTGGATGCGCGACCACGAGAAGATGCCGAGGCTGACGATGTTCACGCCCGCCTCCTGCATGAGGCGCACGTCGTCGTCCCACACGTCCTCCGACCACTGGTCGGGGTTGTAGTCGGCGCCGTACAGCACAGAGTCCTCCTGGGGATTCGGGGTCGCGGTCGAGGGGCGGTGTCAGTGGGCGGCGCGACGGCGCGGTCTGACGGGGATCGCGACGACCGCCAGCGCGGCGCATCCGATGGCCGGGATGACCAGCGGCAGCAGGGCCCACGTCAGCACGCCGACGAACACGGCGGCGGCGACGAGATACAGCGCGCCGAGCAGATCCGCCCCGATGGACGCGGGCAGGGCGCGGACCGCTCCGCGCCAGCCGAGCTCGGGCGACCACAGGCCGGCGAGGCCGAAGATCGCGGCGCCGACCGCGGCCAGTCCCGCCCAGCCGATCACCTCGATGGCGGCACCCCCGGGGAGGGCGCCGGAGCGGGCGAGGAGGATGTCGAAGGCCAGGATCGCAGCCAGCGCGCTCGCCCCGAAGCCGACCAGGACGCCGCCCGCGAGGCCCCGCCGGACGTCGAGCCAGAACTCCGACAGCGGCGATCCCTCGGCGATCACGTAGCGGCGCAGGTGGCGGATGCCGGCGGCGAGCGCGATCGGGAGCGTCACGATCGGCAGGCTCACGAGCGTGATGAGCATGCCCGCCATCAGCACCTCGCCGAACAGCGCGAGCTTGGCCGCGGCGCCCGGGAAGCGCGCGGGCTCCCGCTCGTCGAGCGTGGGGCCGGAGCCGTCGCGGTCGGCGCGGCGTGCCGCGCGCAGCTGCTTGCGATCCATCATGACTCCTAGCCCTTCAGGCCCTGCGTGGCGACGCCGTCGACGAGGAACCGCTGGAACACGAGGAAGAACAGCAGCACGGGCAGCAGCGCGACGAAGCTGGCGGTGACCGTCGCGCCGTAGTCGCTGGTGCTGGTCTGGTCGTTGTAGAGGCGCAGCGCGATCGGCAGCGGGTAGTTCTCGGGACTGGTGAGGTACAGCAGGGGCCCCAGGAAGTCGTTCCACGACCAGATGAAGGTGAAGATCGCGCACGTGATGAGCGCGGGCTTGATCAGCGGGATGATGATCGCCCAGAAGATCCGGAGGTGGCCGGCGCCGTCGATGCGGGCCGCCTCGTCCATGTCGCGCGGCATCTGCCGCATGAACTGGACGAGCAGGAACACGAAGAAGGCCTCGGTGGCGAGGAACTTCGGCAGGATCAGCGGCCAGAACGTGTCGACCATGCCCAGCGTGTTGAACCACAGGTACTGCGGGATGATCACGACGTGGAACGGCAGCAGCAGCGTGCCGATCATGGCGGCGAAGAAGACGCCGAGGCCCTTGAACTGGATGCGTGCGAACGCGTACGCGGCGAGAGCCGACGAGAACACGGTGC
This region of Microbacterium thalassium genomic DNA includes:
- a CDS encoding alpha-galactosidase, which codes for MVLKRTATPPMGWNSWDCYGTTVTEAEVLANARFMAEHLLPHGWDTIVIDADWSDPGARAHGYNDDATLVIDGFGRLQPDPGRFPSSAGGAGFAPLAAQLHAMGLKLGLHVMRGIPRVAVAANTPVEGTDAAAADIADDTNVCEWNPHYAGLDHRHPAAAAYYASCVAQYAEWGVDFIKADDMLWPYQAADIEAYSAAVAAADRDIALSLSPGRDLSAAHLDHLRRHATMWRVCDDVWDRWQDVVPNFARLARWAPVAGPEGWPDADMLPLGRIGIRAERGEPRDDLLTPAERRSLVTLWVMARSPLMIGGDLPSSEPATVDLFTNGDVLEVLRSSRGNRELLREGDLVIWGAESDAARWAAVFSLADEPTDLVLDTRALGLGPAPSEVIDVWSGVPVPVEPVRVQSDAARGVAPGSSALRIALAAHGCVLLRSAS
- a CDS encoding LacI family DNA-binding transcriptional regulator; this encodes MSESATPTRGAATLHDVAREAGVSLATASRVLNGSTRKVAESYRERVEAAADKLGYTANLSAQATARGTAAIVALLVADIADPYFAQLASGVARGADEAGLVVTIAITERDPQREARLVRALRGQRPRGLILAASRTGGPEAAVLEPELEAFQGMGGRVVALGPAEGDIRSVVVDNRTGSRALGRHLTTLGYRDVVIIGAREGVHTSDDRIAGFSEGFTAGGGQVREVIRAGFTRDAGYEATARLLAEQSVPAGTLVFGISDVVAIGVMSAVREAGRFVGSDIAVAGFDDIATGRDIRPGLTTVHVPLEEVGYRALRAVLDEEWDASQPPLALDVVVRGSTPVRA
- a CDS encoding dihydrodipicolinate synthase family protein, which codes for MSQLTLLSAEGATTRVALSEAPGYTKPDGPLRSRVAYAAAHVVPKTHADNTPGQPAEVDWDATLDFRRAVYSWGLGVADAMDTAQRNMGLDAAATRDLIARSAQVAREEGGSVVVGVNTDHVDDEHISIPQVIDAYKEQLHFTEEQGAGPVLMASRHLARVGQSADDYRHVYREVLQSATVPVVLHWLGTAFDPVLAGYFGADDWQTASEVLLEVIGENADKVAGVKMSLLDAASEVSVRERLPEGVRMFTGDDFNYVGLIGGQDVPQARQPERNPASPRQHSDALLGAFAAITPVASAAIQALDAGDPDRYFEILDPTEGLSRQIFAAPTFYYKTGVAFLSWLNGHQSAFQMVGGLHSARSLPHLSRIVELANASGALEKPELAAIRWHGMLRVNGIDVPGVIS
- a CDS encoding sugar phosphate isomerase/epimerase family protein, which translates into the protein MSTPDPRLSINQGTVKHASLAEALRATADAGVQAIGLWREPVQEVGLSTAAKMLADSGLRFSTHCRSGFFTMPEGPERRASIDDNRLAIDEAATLAAAGAPGSCPVLVLVAGGLPEGSRDLIGARERVRDAIGELAPYAKAAGVQLAIEPLHPMYASDRCIVSTLGQALDIAADFEPEVVGVTVDTFHIWWDPDVLASIERAGREGRIATYQVCDWKTPLASDVLLSRHYPGDGVIDFASLTRAVETTGYDRDIEVEIFNADIWAKDADTIVRETAAGFGAAVSPHLAASVAG
- a CDS encoding beta-L-arabinofuranosidase domain-containing protein → MTGVALPRFLPADAVRLDGGPALAAQQTVRDTLLRLDPDRLLAPFRREAGLPARAPGYGGWEADGLDGHTAGHVLSASSRLAATTGDGAIAALAAHLADGIRECQRAIGTGYVGGVPDGAALWDEILTGRVDAGAFHLNGRWVPLYNLHKTLAGLLDAVEHLGLDSADAALEQFGAWWLRTAGRIDDERFERMLQTEFGGMTEVFARLAVLRRDPAHLALARRFARRALVEPLAAGRDELDGLHANTQIPVVVGCAAIERAAREIAPELVADIVAREGAAARFFFDRVARVRSVPIGGDSVREHFPPASDLATMFTAREGPESCNTVNMIALAAHLHVLTGDDAYLAWAERARVDHVMSAQHPEHGGLVYFTSQRPGHYRVYSPEAEGFWCCMGSGFEAQSRHGALAFGEAGDELRINALIATTARWRGLTVTLRTAPAADGADGWEVEVAADRPVRRALSILIPDGADVAARVEVADDVTAVAAGERWRTARTWTGVTRLRLAVPRALRVERSPDGSAWGWVIDGPDVLALRIPDDAVEYRGTAARMGHIARGPLRPLAGAPMIDPADLATAERLEGGRVRVPTVDGGSIVLEPFARIHDARYTVAFPLADAASAEARRAELERIDEASLGMDARTLDVVAFGEQQPESDHGLEATDEDQGAQAGDRWRRTRGAIRVTLRDWTGTADRIRLTWLAPSEPAGLRVRVGDETVLDETVPPGGSPGSREVRLPEGSAGAVELAVTIEARDGSTPRLRELRVLCPASDR
- a CDS encoding Gfo/Idh/MocA family protein: MTDTALATAPAANTTPEVREIGIIMNGVSGRMGYRQHLVRSILAIRDQGGIELSDGSKVTVKPLLVGRSEAKLAEIAAKHGIDDYTTDLDAALADPRWEIYADFLVTKARATALRKAIAAGKTIYTEKPTAETVDEAVELAKLAKAAGVKTGVVHDKLYLPGLQKLKRLIDSGFFGRILSVRGEFGYWVFEGDWQPAQRPSWNYRAEDGGGIIVDMFPHWNYVMENLFGDVKSVYAQAATHIPTRWDEKGEPYTATAEDAAYGIFELDGGVVAQINSSWTVRVNRDELVEFHVDGTHGSAVVGLFGAKIQHRNATPKPVWNPDLADDHDYDADWAGVPTNDVFQNGFRQQWEEFLESYVLGTDYEFDLLSGARGVLLAEAGLQSDREGRKVELPTLSLD